A window of the Xenopus laevis strain J_2021 chromosome 9_10L, Xenopus_laevis_v10.1, whole genome shotgun sequence genome harbors these coding sequences:
- the tfcp2l1.L gene encoding transcription factor CP2-like 1 L homeolog produces MLFWHSQPEHYNQHPAGGYLRDVLALPIFKHEEPQLSPESNAKVPPFQYVLCTATSPAVKLHEETLTYLNQGQSYEIRLLDNRKLGEYQDLNTKYIKSIIRVVFHDRRLQYMEHQQLEGWRWSRPGDRILDIDIPLSVGILDPRASPTQLNTVEFLWDPSKRTSAFIQVHCISTEFTPRKHGGEKGVPFRIQIDTFKQNENGEYTEHLHSGSCQVKVFKPKGADRKQKTDREKMEKRTPQEKEKYQPAYDTTILNECSPWPELPYQANSSSSPGYSTSPNSFSIGEGNSSPTSQVDPAPLRTDKASAGFNSEFWNPEDKKKHLLPSASIQDVQQWLQKNRFPQYCRLFSSFSGADLLKMSKEDFIQVCGPADGIRLYNAVKGRNVRPRLTIYVCHEPEQNRSLLQNKRELGDSTVCVYHAIFLDELTALELIEKIANLYTISPQQISQIYRQGPTGIHVVVSTEMVQNFQDESCFVIRTLKAENSDGYHIILK; encoded by the exons tgacgtCCTTGCATTGCCAATATTCAAACACGAGGAGCCCCAACTCTCTCCAGAGAGCAACGCCAAGGTCCCTCCATTCCAGTATGTGCTGTGTACTGCCACCTCGCCTGCTGTGAAACTGCATGAGGAGACCCTGACTTATCTCAACCAAG GACAATCTTATGAAATCCGTCTTCTCGACAATAGAAAATTGGGAGAGTACCAGGACCTAAATACCAAATATATCAAG AGCATCATACGGGTTGTGTTCCATGACAGGCGCTTGCAGTACATGGAAcatcaacagctggagggctggaGATGGAGTCGACCTGGAGATCGGATCCTGGATATAG ATATCCCTCTGTCAGTTGGAATATTAGACCCCAGAGCCAGCCCGACCCAACTGAATACAGTAGAATTTCTGTGGGATCCAAGCAAACGCACATCTGCCTTTATTCAG GTTCACTGTATCAGCACAGAATTCACGCCTCGGAAGCATGGCGGAGAGAAGGGTGTCCCTTTTCGGATTCAGATTGACACATTCAAGCAGAATGAGAACGGCGAATATACAGAACATTTGCACTCGGGCAGCTGCCAAGTCAAAGTCTTTAAG CCCAAGGGAGCAGACCGCAAACAGAAAACTGACCGAGAAAAGATGGAGAAGAGAACACCGCAAGAGAAGGAGAAGTACCAGCCGGCGTACGACACCACTATACTGAACGAG TGCTCTCCTTGGCCAGAATTACCATATCAGGCAAACAGCTCCTCCTCCCCTGGTTACAGCACCTCCCCAAACTCTTTCAGCATCGGAGAAGG GAACAGTTCACCCACCTCCCAGGTAGATCCTGCCCCTCTGAGAACTGAT AAAGCCAGCGCTGGGTTTAACAGTGAATTTTGGAATCCagaggacaaaaaaaaa CACCTACTCCCATCAGCCTCCATCCAAGATGTGCAGCAGTGGCTACAGAAGAACCGATTCCCGCAGTACTGTCGTCTCTTCTCCAGCTTCTCTG gcgcagatttattaaagatgtCCAAAGAAGATTTTATCCAAGTGTGTGGCCCAGCAGACGGCATCCGACTCTACAACGCGGTGAAAGGAAG aaATGTGCGGCCCCGACTGACTATTTATGTCTGTCATGAGCCAGAACAGAACCGATCCCTACTGCAGAACAAGCGAGAGCTGGGGGACAGCACAGTGTGTG TGTACCACGCAATTTTCTTGGATGAACTGACTGCACTAGAGCTTATTGAGAAGATTGCCAACCTGTACACCATCTCCCCCCAGCAAATCAGCCAGATCTACAGGCAGGGGCCAACCGGGATACATGTGGTGGTGAGCACAGAG aTGGTTCAGAACTTCCAGGATGAGTCGTGTTTTGTAATCCGCACCCTTAAAG cagaAAACAGTGATGGATACCACATCATCTTAAAATAA